GCAGCATGGCCCTCGCGGGGGCGAGACGGCAAGGCCGCGGCGCGCAGCCATGCGCGGACAGCAGCAAGACGGCCGGCACGATAACAGCAGATGGCGCGGGCGGTACCGATTTGCGCACTGCACCCCATGCGGTGCAGCAGCGCGCAAACAGCGACGACACAAGGACAGAGCACCGATGGCCACGACCAAAAAAGGCGCAGAGCGACTGATCAAAAAGTATCCCAACCGCAGGCTCTACGATACCCAGACCAGCACCTACATCACCCTGGCCGACGTCAAGCAGCTGGTGATGGACTCCGAGGACTTCAAGGTCGTCGACGCCAAGTCCGGTGACGAACTGACGCGCAGCATCCTGCTGCAGATCATTCTGGAAGAAGAGACCGGCGGCGTGCCGATGTTCTCCAGCGCGATGCTGTCGCAGATCATCCGCTTCTACGGCCACGCCATGCAGGGCATGATGGGCACCTACCTGGAAAAGAATATCCAGGCCTTCATCGACATCCAGAACAAGCTGGCCGAGAACTCCAAGGGCCTGTATTCCGGCGAAGCATTCAGCCCCGACATGTGGTCGCAGTTCATGAACATGCAAGGCCCGATGATGCAGGGCATGATGAGCAACTACATCGAGCAGAGCAAGAACCTGTTCGTGCAGATGCAGGAGCAGATGCAGAACCAGGCCAAGAACATGTTCGGCACGTTCCCGTTCAACCAGCCGGACAAGAAGTAGCAACAAGCGGCGGGCCGGGCGCCCGCCGCGCATCCCCTCCCGGGCCGGCGCTCAGCCGGCGCTTGCATGCAGGCGAATCCCCAGCGCCCGCATCACCTTCCAGATCGTCCCGAATTCCGGATTGCCTTCGCCCGACAGCGAACGGTAGAGGCTTTCGCGCGACAGGCCGGTTTCGCGGGCCAGCCGCGTCATGCCGCGCGCGCGTGCGACCACGCCGAGCGCGTAGGCAATGAAGCGATCGTCGTCGCCGGCTTCGGCCAGGCAGGCGTCCAGGTAGGCGGCGATCTCTGTTTCGTTGCGCAGTTGTGCGGCCGAGTCCCAAGGGCGGGTTGGTTCTTTCATGGCTCACTCCAGGTCAAGATTCGCCGCGAGGTGGCGTGCCCGGTCGATATCAGCGTGCTGGGTCGACTTGTTGCCGCCGCAGAGAAGTACGACAAGAACTTCACCGCGTCGCTGAAAATAGATGCGGTAGCCGGGGCCATGATCCACCCGCATTTCAAAGAGGCCAGCGCCAAGGGCTTTCACGTCGCCTGGATTTCCGTTCAGCATGCGGTCGATTCGGACCTGGATGCGAATCCTGGCAGCGTTGTCGCGCAAGGCGGAGTACCAGCGGTCGAACGTTTGGGTTGTGCGGATGCTGAGCATACCACACCGTAGCCTTTAGGCTACAGGCGTGGAATCATCGATTCCCGAAAAACCACCCCATCCCAAAGCAGGTAGAATGCGCGCTTTGCCCCGTCCGGGGCCTCTGTATCGCACCCTTCAGCGGCGGCTCGGTTCGGGACTCGCCTTGCTTGCGCGGCGTCCCATGTCCTGCCTTCTCCAACCTTTCTCTCCGGCGCCGGTGCCCGCGGCGCGGTGCCTGCCATGAGCCGGCTGTTCCTGGCCCCGATGGAGGGGCTTGCCGACTACGTGCTGCGCGATGTGCTGACCGAGACCGGCGGCTACGACGGCTGCGTGTCGGAGTTCGTGCGGGTGACGGGGTCGCTGCTGCCGGCACGAGTCTATGAGCGCGACACGCCCGAGATCCTGTCCGGTGGCTATACCCGCAGCGGCACGCCGATGGTGATCCAGCTGCTGGGCAGCGATCCCGAGTGGCTGGCGCGCAATGCCGCCTTTGCCGCGACCTTGTCGCCGCATGGCATCGACCTGAACTTCGGCTGTCCCGCCAAGGTCGTCAACCGGCATGGCGGCGGCGCGATGCTGCTGACCAACCCGGCGCTGCTGAACCGGATCGTCGCGTCGGTGCGCGCCGCGGTGCCGGCCGGTATTCCGGTGACTGCCAAGATGCGGCTGGGCGTATCGGATACCGCGCTGGCCATCGATTGCGCCACCGCGCTGGCCGAAGGCGGCGCGGCCTCGCTGGTGGTGCATGCCCGCACGCGCGACCACGGCTACCGGCCGCCGGCCCACTGGGACTGGATCGCGCGCATTGCGGCGGCCGTCGACATCCCCGTGATAGCGAATGGCGACGTCTGGACCGTCGCGGACTGGGTGCGCTGCCGCGAGGTCAGCGGCTGCGACGACGTCATGATCGGGCGCGGCGCCGTCTCGGACCCGTTCCTGGCGCTGCGCATTCGCGGCCGGATGGCCAGCACGCCGTCCGCTGAAGAATGGCCGCTGGTGCTGGGCCAGATCGCGACGTACCTGGACAAACTGCATGCGCGCATCGCCTCATGCCATGAGCACGGACGCGTCAAGCTCTGGCTCAGCTACCTGAAGCGGACCTGGCCGCAGGCGGGCGAACTGCATGCGGCGATCCGGCGCATGCAGAACTCGCTGCAGATCGCGCAGTTGCTGGAAGAGCTTCAGAGCGCGAAGTGACGTCGGCCTGACTGCGGCCCGTGCAGCATGTCGTGCCTCAGGCGCCGGCAAATTGCGGCAAACGGTTAAAATGCGCGATTGCCTGTTTCGCGCCCGGCGGCCTTGTCCCCGTGACCCGACGGTCCGGCCGCCCGCGCCTTGCCCCACATTCGGATTCCAACGTGAAAAACCCCTCAGAAGCAACGAACCAGAAAGACCATAGTCCGCGTGTGGGATTCGTTTCCCTTGGCTGCCCGAAAGCGCTGGTCGACTCCGAGCAGATCATCACCCAGCTACGCGCCGAGGGCTATGCCATCAGCGGCACCTATGACGGCGCCGACCTGGTCGTGGTCAACACCTGCGGCTTTATCGACGAAGCGGTGCAGGAAAGCCTGGATGCGATCGGCGAAGCGCTGACCGAGAACGGCAAGGTCATCGTCACCGGCTGCCTGGGCGCAAAGAAGGACGCGGCGGGCCACGATATCGTGTCGTCGGTGCATCCCAAGGTGCTGGCCGTGACCGGCCCGCACGCGCTGGGCGAGGTGATGCAGGCGGTGCACACGCACCTGCCCAAGCCGCACGATCCGTTCACCGACCTGGTGCCGGCCGCCGGCATCAAGCTCACGCCCAAGCACTACGCCTACCTGAAGATCTCCGAGGGCTGCAACCACCGCTGCTCGTTCTGCATCATCCCGTCGATGCGCGGCGACCTGGTCTCGCGCCCGGTGGCCGAGGTCATGCTGGAGGCCGAGAACCTGTTCAAGGCCGGGGTCAAGGAACTGCTGGTGATCTCGCAGGACACCAGTGCCTATGGCGTCGACGTCAAGTACCGCACCGGCTTCTGGAACGGCCGTCCGCTCAAGACCCGCATGACCGAGCTGGTGGCGGCGCTGGGCGAACTGGCCGCGCAGTATGGCGCCTGGGTGCGCCTGCATTACGTGTACCCATACCCGCACGTCGACGAAATCATCCCGCTGATGAACAACGGCCACGTGCTGCCGTACCTGGACGTGCCGCTGCAGCACGCCCACCCGGACGTGCTCAAGCGCATGAAGCGCCCGGCCAATGCTGAAAAGACCATGGACCGCATCCGCGCCTGGCGCGAGATCTGTCCGGACCTGACCATCCGCAGCACCTTTATCGCCGGTTTCCCGGGCGAGACCGAGGCCGAGTTCCAGACGCTGCTGGACTTCATCGCCGAGGCCGAGCTGGACCGCGTCGGCTGCTTCGCGTATTCGCCGGTGGAGGGCGCCACCGCCAACGACCTGCCGGGCGCGCTGCCCGACGAAGTGCGCGAGGAACGCCGCGCCCGTTTCATGGAAGTTGCCGAGGCGGTGTCCGCGCGCCGCCTGCAGCGCAAGGTCGGCCAGACCCTGCGCGTGCTGGTCGACGAGGTCAACCAGGATGGCGGCATCGGCCGCTCGTCGGCGGATGCGCCGGAAATCGACGGCCTGGTCTATATCGCACCGGCGCAGCGCACTTCGCAACGCTATCGCGCAGGGGAGTTCGTCGACGTGAAGATCACCGGCGCCGACGGCCACGACCTGTGGGGCGAGGTCTGAGCTAGTCCCGCAGGACGATGCCGGCAAGGGTGCCATTAGGTAAAAGTACGACCGTTCGCTTCGGCTGCGCTGCGGCTATACTGTGCGGTGCAACATAACCTGGATGGAGACAGTCATGACGCGTGAAGTCGTAGTAGTGAGCGGTGTCCGTACCGCGATCGGGACCTTTGGCGGCAGCCTGAAGGACGTGGCGCCGGCCGAGCTGGGCGCGCTGGTGGTGCGCGAGGCGCTGGCCCGCGCGCAGGTGTCGGGCGACGACGTCGGCCACGTGGTGTTCGGCAACGTGATCCAGACCGAGCCGCGCGACATGTACCTGGGCCGCGTCGCCGCCGTCAATGGCGGCGTGTCGATCAACGCCCCGGCGCTGACCGTCAACCGGCTGTGCGGCTCGGGCCTGCAGGCCATCGTCAGCGCCGCGCAGACCATCCTGCTGGGCGATGCCGACGTCGCCATCGGCGGCGGCGCCGAAAGCATGAGCCGCGCCCCGTACCTGGCCCCGGCGGCACGCTGGGGCGCGCGCATGGGCGATGCCGGCCTGGTCGACATGATGCTGGGCGCGCTGCACGACCCGTTCCACCGCATCCACATGGGCGTGACCGCGGAAAATGTGGCCAAAGAGTACGAGATCTCGCGCACGCAGCAGGACGAAGCCGCGCTGGAATCGCACCGCCGCGCCTCGGCCGCGATCAAGGCCGGCTACTTCAAGGACCAGATCGTCCCGGTGGTGACCAAGGGCCGCAAGGGCGAGGTCACCTTCGACACCGACGAGCATGTGCGCCATGACGCCACCATGGATGACATGACCAAGCTCAAGCCGGTCTTCGTCAAGGAAAACGGCACCGTCACCGCCGGCAATGCCTCGGGCCTGAACGACGCCGCCGCCGCGGTGGTGATGATGGAGCGCGCCGAGGCCGAGCGCCGCGGCCTGAAGCCGCTGGCGCGCCTGGTGTCCTACGGCCATGCCGGCGTCGACCCCAAGACCATGGGCATCGGCCCGGTGCCGGCGACGAAGATCGCGCTCGAGCGTGCCGGCCTGCAGGTGTCGGACCTGGACGTGATCGAAGCCAACGAGGCCTTTGCCGCGCAGGCCTGCGCGGTCAGCAAGGCGCTCGGCCTGGACCCGGCCAAGGTCAATCCGAACGGCTCGGGCATCTCGCTGGGCCACCCGATCGGCGCCACCGGCGCGCTGATCACGGTCAAGGCGCTGCATGAGCTGAACCGCATCCAGGGCCGCTACGCGCTGGTGACGATGTGCATCGGCGGCGGGCAGGGCATTGCCGCGATCTTCGAACGGATCTGAGGATTGCCTTGCGCGTGGCCCGGCTGACCGACCTGTGCACGACCCTTGGTGCCGCCGCCGTGCTCGCCCTGGCGGGCGCGGCGCAGGCGGCGCCCGCCACCGAGCTGTCGACCGGCCCGGTGAATGGCGCCACCGCGGGCGGTGAAGCGCTGGGCCTGAACCAGGCCATCCGCGACGGCGAGGCCCGCCGCGGCGCGGCGCTATCGACCGGCGCCGCGCGGCCGCTGGCACCGCGGCCGGAGTATGCGTCGCTGCCGGTCTATGTCGGCAAGGTCGGCGACCAGCCGGTGCGCCTGCGCCTGGGCCCCAAGCCCGACGAGCGCGACAGCGTGCGCGGCGAGTACAGCGGCCGCGGCGCCGGCGTGCGGCTGCTGGCCGGCGAGTGGGAGGACGGCGCCTTCCTGATGGAAGAGTCCGACGACGGCACCCGGGTGTCGGGCAACTGGGAGGGCACCATAGATGCCAGCGGCGCCGTGCGCGGCACCTGGACCGATGCCTTCAACCCGGCAATCGTGCTGCCGTTCTTCATCCGCCCGCTGGGCATGCTGGTGATTCCCCCGTTCGACATGACGCCCAACAGCGGCGTCACCTACGCGCCGCCGCCGCCGAAGTCGTCGATTTCCGGCTGGTAGGCCTTTTCCGGCGCCACGCGCTGAAGCCTCCCGGTGGCGCGGGCGGCATTTGCTGGTAAGCTCGGAGGCTCATCGCGTCTCATGCCTGACCGTGCCGCGCGCTGCGGCCGGCCAGCAGCCAGCAAGGAAACCGCCGTGTCCGATTCCCCATCCGACAAGCCCGCATCCCCCGCCCATTACCTGCAGACCGTCGCGGTCCAGCCCGAGCTGGACATCGCTCCCGGCTTTGCCTCGTTCTCCCCGGCCACGCACCGCGGCTCGACCGTGGTGTTCCGCAACCTCGCCGAACTGCGCGCGCATGGCGACGGCGCCACCACCTACTGGCGCTACGGCCTGCATGCCACGCCGACCAGCGAGGCGCTGTGCCAGCACCTGGCGCTGCTCGAGGGCGCGCGCCACACGCTGCTGCAGCCGTCGGGGCTGGCGGCGATCTCGCTGGTGTATTTCGCGCTGCTCAAGAGCGGCGACGACGTGCTGGTGCCGCATAACGTCTACGGCCCCAACCGCGACCACGGCGAGTGGCTGGCGCGCGACTTCGGCGTGACCGTGCGCTACTACGATCCCATGGACGCCGCCGCGGTGCCCGCGCTGATCCAGCCCAACACGCGCCTGATCTGGATGGAATCACCCGGCTCGGTGACGATGGAAGTGCCCGACTGCGGTGCCATCGTCGCCGCGGCGCGCGCGCGCGGCGTGCTGACCGCGATCGACAATACCTGGTCGGCCGGCGTCTATTTCCGCCCGTTCGAGCTGGGCATCGATATCTCGGTGCAGGCGCTGACCAAGTACCAGTCCGGCGGCAGCGACGTGCTGATGGGCGCGGTGCTGACCTGCGACGATGGCCTGCACGGCCGGCTCAAGCGCGCCCGCATGCTGATGGGCTGGGGCGTGTCCGCCGACGACTGCCACCTGGTGCTGCGCGCGCTGCCGAGCCTGCCGGTGCGGTTGGCCGCGCATGACCGCGCCGCGCGCGAGGTGGCCGAATGGCTGCGCCAGCGGCCGGAGGTGGCACGCGTGCTGCATCCCGCGCTGCCGGATTGTCCCGGCCATGCCAACTGGCGGCGCGAATTCACCGGCGCCAGCGGGCTGTTCGCCATCGTGCTGCGCGAGCGCTATACGCGCCAGCAGGTCGATGCCTTCGTCGAGGCCCTGCAGCTGTTCGCCATCGGCTGGTCGTGGGGCGGCGCGCACAGCCTGGCGGTGCCGTACCACGTGCAGGGCATGCGCCCGGCGGGCACCTGGCCGCCGGCGGGCTGGAACGATACCGGCGAGCTGGTGCGGCTCTATATCGGCCTGGAAGACACGCGCGACCTGATCGCCGACCTGCGCCAGGCGATCGAGGCTACGCTGTCCGCCTGATCGCGCCGCCAGATTGGGCGCCGAGATCAGGCCGGCTGCCTCAGCGCCAGGTTGAGCTGGTCGACGACTTCGGCCCAGTCGGCGTCGTCGAGCAGCTCGTCGCGCAGCAGGGTCGCCTGCGCTGGCGTCCAGAACGGGGCTTCGGCCAGGTCGAGGGTCTCGGGCAGCGGCGCGTGCCTGCCGATGAAATCGCGGATGCTGGCTTCGTCGGACGCCAGGCCGAGCTGGTCGAACAGCTCTGAAAACTGGTGGAAGGTCGGTTCCATGATGGTCGGGCTCGCGGTGGTTGACCTCAGGTAGTGTAGGGCAGCCACGAAAACAAGAACGAACGCCGTGGCGTCCGTTTTTCATGGTGCCGGCGCTGCGCTTCAGCGCGTCTCGGTGCCGGACAGCGCTTTGGCCTCGGCTGCGGGGCTGGCGGCCGCTTGCGCGCGCGCGGCGCGCGGCATGGCCCAGACCGATTCCGCCGGCCCGCTGCGGGCGCGGCGCGCGGTGGCGCGGGCGAGCGCGACAAAACCCGCCGCCAGCGCGATCGCACCGAGGTCGAAGCCGGCGATGATCCAGTGCCCGCTGGGGATGCTGTGCAGCAGGTGGTCGCCGGTCAGGATCGCGTTCGACAGCGGCACCGTCAGCGCGGCCAGCGCGGCGGCATAGAGCAGCTCCACCGCCGCGCGCACCGGCGGGCGCAGCAGCGCCCACGCGCAGGCCAGGCCGAACACGACGAAATAGGTCTGGCTGACGGCGCGCTCGGGCCACAGCAGCGCCGCCGGGAAGCACAGCGCCACGCCGATGCAGCAGCCGATGCAGACGCCCACGGTAGCCTGCGCCAGCAGGCGATGCACGCGCGGCTGCTCGGCCTGGCGCAGCTTGCGCCGCGATTCGATCCACAGCAGGTTGCCCGAATAGAACAGGAAGGCGCCGGCCAGCCCGGCCAGCAGGTAGACCAGCCGCACCGGCAGCTCGCCGAAGGTGCCGAAATGCAGCGCGTACAGCGCGCTGTAGAGACCATGGTTGCCGTCGCGCGCACCGGCGGTCTGGTTGGCCGTCAGCTGGCCGGCATTGGGTTCGCCGCTGGCGGCATGGATGCCGACCGAGCCCAGGTTGCCGAGCGCCCGCGTGCTGGTGCCGCGCACTTCGACCACCGCGTTGGCGTCGCCGTAGCGCTGGAAGCGGAACGATTCCGGCGTGAAGCGCTCGCCGCCGTGTTCGCGCGCAATCTGCATCAGCGTGGCGGTGGGCAGCGTCGGCACCGCGCGGCCCGCCGCGGCCACTTCCGGCACCGCGGTGGTGGCGGTCGGCACCGCCTCGAACAGGCGGCCGTTGAAGGTCAGCGTGTTGAACACCATCATCAGCACCAGCGACAGGCAGAACAGCGCGCCGGTGATGGCAAAGATCAGGTGGAAGGGCAGGCTGAACAGGCCCAGCACGTTGTGGGTGTCCATCCAGAAGCGCTTGAGGTTGCGCCCGGGGCGCACCGCGAACAGGTCCTTCTTCAGCCGCGGCAGGTGCAGCAGCACGCCGGACACCAGCGCCAGCCCGTACAGCACCGAGATCGCGCCCATGAAATAGATGCCGCCGACCGGGATGCCCAGCGAATAGTGCAGGCTGTTCAGGAATGCCGACAGCTCGCCCATGACGTGGTCGCGCGAGGTGTCGCGCTGCATCGCGGCGTTGCCGGCCAGGCGCGCGTCGGTGGTCATCTGCCACTCGCCGGCCTGGTCCTGCCAGTAGGCCGAGATATTGGGCTCGCCCTCCGACGGCATGATCACATAGGCACTGGCCGCGGCTTCAGGGTGGATCGCGACCAGCTTCTGCATGAAGCGGTCGACCGCGGCCGGGTCGGCCTTGGCCTCGACCGGCGCGCTGCCCTTGAGCCGCGCGGGCGACTGCCACACATGCAGCTCGTGGTGGAATACGGTGATGGCCCCGGCAAAGAAGGCGATAAACAGGGCCCAGCCGGCCATCAGGCCGACCCAGGTGTGCAGCGTCTGGTACAGGCGCAGGGTTGCGGTTTTCATGATGGCAGTCTCAGGGAGAGGGCACGGCGGCCAGTGCGGCCGGTGCCAGGCCAGCCAGGCGCAGCGCCCACAGCGCGCCGAAGCCGAGCAGGTTGGCGCCGCCCAGCCACAGCCACGCGCTGCGGCTGGAACGGAACAGCAGGCTGGCGCTGATGATCGCGACCCATACCGGCAGGCAGGCCGTCACCGCCGCGACGATGCCGGTTTGCCAGCCGCCCGGCAGGGCCAGGATGGCCAGCGTGCACAGCACCAGCGCCAGCGGCAGGCCGAGCAGCGTGCCGGCCAGCCACCTGGTGCCGATTCCGGATGCATCCGCGCTCATGCCCGCTGCTCCCGTTCGCCATGGCGCCTGCGCGCCGCATAGGTGCCGATGAACGGCCACACCGACAACGCGCACGGCACCGTGACCAGGCTGGCGGCGATCGCGACCGGCCAGCCGTCGGTCAGGCTCCACAGCCAGGTGCTGGCGCAGGTCAGCGCCAGCCCCAGCCAGCCGGCCAGCCGCGGCCGGGAGAGGGTGCCGGGCGGCAGCAATACCTGGTTGGGCGCGGCCAGGTACAGGCACGCGGCCGCAGCCAGGCCGAGAAGGACGGCCAGAACTTGCATGGGGCAAATGTCAGATTAACGAAACATTAATAATAATGATTCGCATTTGCTGGCGCAAGCACCGGCTCGGGGGGAGTGCCGTTCAGTTAGCCACTGTCGTTCCCGCGCAGGCGGGAACCGCGCGACTGGATTCCCGAAGGGGACGTGAAAGACGCTGGATTCCCGCCTGCGCGGGAATGACGGCAGTGCGGTGGGGGCGTAGCCTGGCGGGGGATCAGTGCGGGAACAGCGCGAGCAGGCCGTCGAGCCCGACGTGGTTGAACGCGACGCTGGCCTGTGCGCGCACCACCGGCTTGGCGCGGAACGCGACCGACAGGCCGGCCACGGCCATCATCTTCAGGTCGTTCGAGCCATCGCCCATGACGATGGCCTGGTCCGGCGTGGCGCCGATCTGCGCGCAGATTTCCTGCACGGTGCGGGCCTTGACGTCGGCGTTGACGATCTCGCCGACGACGTTGCCGGTCAGCTTGCCGTCGACGATCTCGAGCGTGTTGGCGCGGGTGAAATCGAGTTGCAGGCGCGGCTTGAGCTGGTCGGTGAAGTGCACGAAGCCGCCGGACACCAGCAGCGTCTTCAGGCCCAGCGCGCGCACCGTTTCCAGCATGCGCTCCGCACCCGGCGACAGCCGCAGGCGCTCGGCATAGACGCGCTCCAGCACGGCGGCGTCCAGCCCCTTGAGCAGCGCGACGCGGCGGCGCAGGCTTTCGTTGAAATCGGTGATCTCGCCGCGCATGGCGGCTTCGGTGATGGCGGAGACCTCGGCCTTGAGGCCACAGAAGTCGGCGATCTCGTCGATGCACTCGATCGTGATCAGGGTCGAGTCCATGTCCATCGCCACCAGGCGGAAGTCGGACAGCTTGCGCCCGGCCGGCACCACCGCCCAGTCGATCGCGCGCGGGCCGCAGAAGTCGTCGAGCGCGTCGCGCAGTGCCGGGGTCAGCGGCGCGCAATCCTCGGCCACGGCCACGGTGTCGCTGCGCGGCACCAGCGCGGAAGCGCGGGCCAGGGTGCGGGCGGTGTCGAGGTCGGCGGGGGCAAGCGGGGCGAGGCTCTGCAGGATCAGGGGCATGACGGACGAAAATCGGGCGCTTGCGCGGTCGTCGGCAAGGCGGGGGCTGCTACGCGGCAAAAGCGCTATTGTAGCCCCCCGCGGCGCCCCCGCGCGAATCAGCGCTGCGCCATCACCATGTAGTCCACGGTCAGGCTGGACAGCGCGCGCACGCCGTTGATCAGCGCCGGCTCGTCCACATAGAACTCCGGCGAGTGATTCGACGGCGCCTTGGTCACGTCCTGCCCCTTGGGCGTCACGCCGAGATTGAAGAACAGGCCCGGCACCTTCTCCTGGTAGAACGAGAAGTCCTCGGAC
This Cupriavidus nantongensis DNA region includes the following protein-coding sequences:
- the phaR gene encoding polyhydroxyalkanoate synthesis repressor PhaR, whose protein sequence is MATTKKGAERLIKKYPNRRLYDTQTSTYITLADVKQLVMDSEDFKVVDAKSGDELTRSILLQIILEEETGGVPMFSSAMLSQIIRFYGHAMQGMMGTYLEKNIQAFIDIQNKLAENSKGLYSGEAFSPDMWSQFMNMQGPMMQGMMSNYIEQSKNLFVQMQEQMQNQAKNMFGTFPFNQPDKK
- a CDS encoding addiction module antidote protein, producing the protein MKEPTRPWDSAAQLRNETEIAAYLDACLAEAGDDDRFIAYALGVVARARGMTRLARETGLSRESLYRSLSGEGNPEFGTIWKVMRALGIRLHASAG
- a CDS encoding type II toxin-antitoxin system RelE/ParE family toxin, whose translation is MLSIRTTQTFDRWYSALRDNAARIRIQVRIDRMLNGNPGDVKALGAGLFEMRVDHGPGYRIYFQRRGEVLVVLLCGGNKSTQHADIDRARHLAANLDLE
- a CDS encoding tRNA dihydrouridine synthase, coding for MSRLFLAPMEGLADYVLRDVLTETGGYDGCVSEFVRVTGSLLPARVYERDTPEILSGGYTRSGTPMVIQLLGSDPEWLARNAAFAATLSPHGIDLNFGCPAKVVNRHGGGAMLLTNPALLNRIVASVRAAVPAGIPVTAKMRLGVSDTALAIDCATALAEGGAASLVVHARTRDHGYRPPAHWDWIARIAAAVDIPVIANGDVWTVADWVRCREVSGCDDVMIGRGAVSDPFLALRIRGRMASTPSAEEWPLVLGQIATYLDKLHARIASCHEHGRVKLWLSYLKRTWPQAGELHAAIRRMQNSLQIAQLLEELQSAK
- the rimO gene encoding 30S ribosomal protein S12 methylthiotransferase RimO, with the translated sequence MKNPSEATNQKDHSPRVGFVSLGCPKALVDSEQIITQLRAEGYAISGTYDGADLVVVNTCGFIDEAVQESLDAIGEALTENGKVIVTGCLGAKKDAAGHDIVSSVHPKVLAVTGPHALGEVMQAVHTHLPKPHDPFTDLVPAAGIKLTPKHYAYLKISEGCNHRCSFCIIPSMRGDLVSRPVAEVMLEAENLFKAGVKELLVISQDTSAYGVDVKYRTGFWNGRPLKTRMTELVAALGELAAQYGAWVRLHYVYPYPHVDEIIPLMNNGHVLPYLDVPLQHAHPDVLKRMKRPANAEKTMDRIRAWREICPDLTIRSTFIAGFPGETEAEFQTLLDFIAEAELDRVGCFAYSPVEGATANDLPGALPDEVREERRARFMEVAEAVSARRLQRKVGQTLRVLVDEVNQDGGIGRSSADAPEIDGLVYIAPAQRTSQRYRAGEFVDVKITGADGHDLWGEV
- the bktB gene encoding beta-ketothiolase BktB; this encodes MTREVVVVSGVRTAIGTFGGSLKDVAPAELGALVVREALARAQVSGDDVGHVVFGNVIQTEPRDMYLGRVAAVNGGVSINAPALTVNRLCGSGLQAIVSAAQTILLGDADVAIGGGAESMSRAPYLAPAARWGARMGDAGLVDMMLGALHDPFHRIHMGVTAENVAKEYEISRTQQDEAALESHRRASAAIKAGYFKDQIVPVVTKGRKGEVTFDTDEHVRHDATMDDMTKLKPVFVKENGTVTAGNASGLNDAAAAVVMMERAEAERRGLKPLARLVSYGHAGVDPKTMGIGPVPATKIALERAGLQVSDLDVIEANEAFAAQACAVSKALGLDPAKVNPNGSGISLGHPIGATGALITVKALHELNRIQGRYALVTMCIGGGQGIAAIFERI
- a CDS encoding cystathionine beta-lyase, which codes for MSDSPSDKPASPAHYLQTVAVQPELDIAPGFASFSPATHRGSTVVFRNLAELRAHGDGATTYWRYGLHATPTSEALCQHLALLEGARHTLLQPSGLAAISLVYFALLKSGDDVLVPHNVYGPNRDHGEWLARDFGVTVRYYDPMDAAAVPALIQPNTRLIWMESPGSVTMEVPDCGAIVAAARARGVLTAIDNTWSAGVYFRPFELGIDISVQALTKYQSGGSDVLMGAVLTCDDGLHGRLKRARMLMGWGVSADDCHLVLRALPSLPVRLAAHDRAAREVAEWLRQRPEVARVLHPALPDCPGHANWRREFTGASGLFAIVLRERYTRQQVDAFVEALQLFAIGWSWGGAHSLAVPYHVQGMRPAGTWPPAGWNDTGELVRLYIGLEDTRDLIADLRQAIEATLSA
- a CDS encoding DUF2789 domain-containing protein produces the protein MEPTFHQFSELFDQLGLASDEASIRDFIGRHAPLPETLDLAEAPFWTPAQATLLRDELLDDADWAEVVDQLNLALRQPA
- a CDS encoding PepSY-associated TM helix domain-containing protein, translating into MKTATLRLYQTLHTWVGLMAGWALFIAFFAGAITVFHHELHVWQSPARLKGSAPVEAKADPAAVDRFMQKLVAIHPEAAASAYVIMPSEGEPNISAYWQDQAGEWQMTTDARLAGNAAMQRDTSRDHVMGELSAFLNSLHYSLGIPVGGIYFMGAISVLYGLALVSGVLLHLPRLKKDLFAVRPGRNLKRFWMDTHNVLGLFSLPFHLIFAITGALFCLSLVLMMVFNTLTFNGRLFEAVPTATTAVPEVAAAGRAVPTLPTATLMQIAREHGGERFTPESFRFQRYGDANAVVEVRGTSTRALGNLGSVGIHAASGEPNAGQLTANQTAGARDGNHGLYSALYALHFGTFGELPVRLVYLLAGLAGAFLFYSGNLLWIESRRKLRQAEQPRVHRLLAQATVGVCIGCCIGVALCFPAALLWPERAVSQTYFVVFGLACAWALLRPPVRAAVELLYAAALAALTVPLSNAILTGDHLLHSIPSGHWIIAGFDLGAIALAAGFVALARATARRARSGPAESVWAMPRAARAQAAASPAAEAKALSGTETR
- the serB gene encoding phosphoserine phosphatase SerB — encoded protein: MPLILQSLAPLAPADLDTARTLARASALVPRSDTVAVAEDCAPLTPALRDALDDFCGPRAIDWAVVPAGRKLSDFRLVAMDMDSTLITIECIDEIADFCGLKAEVSAITEAAMRGEITDFNESLRRRVALLKGLDAAVLERVYAERLRLSPGAERMLETVRALGLKTLLVSGGFVHFTDQLKPRLQLDFTRANTLEIVDGKLTGNVVGEIVNADVKARTVQEICAQIGATPDQAIVMGDGSNDLKMMAVAGLSVAFRAKPVVRAQASVAFNHVGLDGLLALFPH